Proteins from one Cicer arietinum cultivar CDC Frontier isolate Library 1 chromosome 3, Cicar.CDCFrontier_v2.0, whole genome shotgun sequence genomic window:
- the LOC113784157 gene encoding uncharacterized mitochondrial protein AtMg00860-like — MNRIFSPFLDKFVVVFIDDILIYSRTEEEHGKHLHQVLEVLHEKKLYANLSTCKFWLENVNFLGHVITKKGIVVDPAKIETVLTWKQPQTITCIRSFFGLAGYYKRFIEVLVLPKPKEPYEVYCDASHQGLECVLMQHKKVVASPQDN; from the exons atgaatagAATTTTCAGCCCATTTCTAGATAAGTTTGTCGTGGTGTTCAtcgatgatatattaatttattcaaggactgaggAAGAACATGGAAAGCATTTGCATCAAGTTCTTGAAGTTTTACACGAGAAaaaattgtatgccaatctatCGACGTGCAAGTTTTGGCTAGAAAACGTGaacttcttaggacatgtgataaccaagaaAGGTATCGTTGTGGATCCGGCGAAGATTGAGACAGTCCTtacttggaaacagcctcagactatCACTTGCATACGAAGTTTCTTCGGACTGGCAGGATATTATaagaggtttattgaag TATTGGTCTTACCAAAACCaaaagaaccatatgaagtttactgtgatgcgtctcaccaaggtttggaaTGTGTcttgatgcaacacaagaaagttgtagcttcgcctcaagacaattga